A single region of the Thermodesulfatator indicus DSM 15286 genome encodes:
- a CDS encoding thiamine biosynthesis protein, whose translation MAKEVNFLLSPSGEIGTKKPGTKKAFLEAWRKTLEARLKKLGFSTAIEDFYGRLLVKGKPELEKALVSHVGTGKIFRFYQIQPDFDFKALLPDRPFTYEVYVKAKDHARREKALALKKELLQILAEEAQLRLSRWDNHPPEHIYWLIEARDHELFLLTNPQKGPGGLPMGTGEKILVLFSGGPDSLLSTFLLSRRGQKITLLFFDDEEARRHDLVTQATRALAYFSSDLSLSFYTLNYRPFLEELAKKAPKRKTCLFCKSLMLLLAEKIAQKEGFLALATGDLLGEQASQTLPALSLISSLPRIPVLRPVIGFTKEEVYEKLAQFGLEDIAQKALPPCPFAPTHPRTTGKFSPREEKFLHLLARKSVILKKEKIFWESPYEDRSSPKTG comes from the coding sequence GTGGCTAAAGAAGTAAATTTCCTGCTAAGCCCTTCAGGAGAGATCGGCACCAAAAAGCCCGGCACCAAGAAGGCCTTTTTAGAAGCCTGGCGCAAAACCCTTGAGGCCCGTCTCAAAAAACTGGGCTTTTCTACGGCCATAGAAGACTTTTACGGGCGTCTTTTGGTAAAAGGCAAGCCCGAGCTAGAGAAGGCCCTTGTTTCGCATGTGGGGACAGGCAAAATTTTTCGCTTTTATCAAATACAACCTGACTTTGACTTCAAAGCTCTTTTGCCCGACCGTCCCTTTACTTACGAAGTTTACGTCAAGGCCAAAGACCATGCCCGGCGCGAAAAGGCCCTGGCTCTTAAAAAAGAACTCCTGCAAATACTTGCTGAGGAAGCGCAGTTGCGACTTTCCCGCTGGGACAATCACCCACCAGAGCATATTTACTGGCTTATAGAAGCCCGTGACCATGAGCTCTTTCTTCTGACCAATCCCCAAAAAGGCCCTGGCGGTTTACCGATGGGGACAGGCGAAAAAATTCTCGTGCTTTTTTCAGGCGGGCCTGACTCTCTCCTTTCTACTTTTCTTCTTTCAAGGCGAGGGCAAAAAATAACCCTGCTCTTTTTTGACGACGAAGAAGCCAGAAGACACGATCTGGTAACCCAAGCTACCAGGGCTCTCGCTTATTTTTCTTCCGATTTAAGCCTTTCCTTCTACACCCTCAATTACCGCCCCTTTCTTGAAGAGTTGGCCAAAAAGGCCCCTAAAAGAAAAACCTGTCTTTTCTGCAAGAGTCTCATGCTTCTTCTCGCCGAAAAAATAGCCCAAAAAGAAGGCTTTCTTGCCCTGGCTACAGGAGACCTTTTAGGTGAGCAGGCCAGCCAAACCCTTCCTGCCCTTTCGTTAATTTCTTCTTTGCCCCGAATTCCAGTTTTGCGGCCGGTAATTGGTTTTACCAAAGAGGAAGTTTACGAAAAACTGGCCCAGTTCGGCCTAGAAGATATAGCACAAAAGGCCTTGCCACCCTGCCCTTTTGCGCCCACACATCCGCGCACCACAGGCAAATTTTCGCCACGGGAAGAAAAATTTTTACACCTTTTGGCCCGAAAATCAGTTATCCTTAAAAAAGAAAAAATTTTCTGGGAGAGCCCTTATGAAGATAGAAGTAGCCCAAAAACTGGTTAA
- a CDS encoding gamma-glutamylcyclotransferase family protein, translating into MRYLVFVYGTLKKGFRLHRYLKDAKFLGKACLSGYDMYDLGWYPGIVPGPGTVYGEVYEIDLKTLFILDEVEDEGQEYERKILPVKLEDGKVVHAFVYVYKGPVKDKPKVKDGLWLKK; encoded by the coding sequence ATGCGTTATCTCGTATTCGTTTACGGCACGCTTAAAAAAGGCTTTAGACTCCATCGTTATCTTAAAGACGCCAAATTTCTGGGAAAAGCCTGTCTTTCTGGCTACGACATGTATGACCTTGGCTGGTATCCGGGAATAGTGCCAGGCCCGGGCACAGTTTACGGTGAAGTTTATGAAATAGACCTGAAAACCCTTTTCATTCTTGACGAAGTGGAAGACGAAGGCCAGGAATACGAACGAAAAATACTTCCCGTAAAATTAGAAGACGGAAAAGTTGTTCACGCCTTTGTTTACGTTTACAAAGGCCCTGTCAAAGACAAACCCAAAGTAAAGGACGGCCTGTGGCTAAAGAAGTAA
- a CDS encoding mechanosensitive ion channel family protein — translation MTESLKVWWFKLTSHAWLGPLAIIFTYLVIAKIVDLTFKKVLRRLVKRTSFSTDDELLQFFHWPVVLNVVLLGPLHAIYEINPGGRIEFIATNLIKSIIVLIWMITAFRLVRWITKRKSYFAERFGHLGADMLILLKNVAYVIIFLTGTLVLLSLWQINITPLLASAGIVGVAVALAARETLANFFGGISLFLDRTYKVGDYIILDSGERGEVVDVGIRSTRIRTRDDIIITIPNSIMANSKIINESAPEPRFRLRLPVGVAYGSDLEKVEKVLLDLVKDAPYVEKFPEPRIRYRNFGDSSIDLELLCWVDHPRHKGPATHALIKRIHERFAEEGITIPFPQRDVHLYPAEKADDQN, via the coding sequence ATGACTGAATCTCTCAAAGTTTGGTGGTTTAAACTTACCTCGCACGCCTGGCTTGGCCCTCTCGCCATAATTTTTACTTATCTTGTTATTGCCAAAATAGTTGACTTGACCTTTAAAAAAGTTCTAAGACGCCTAGTTAAAAGAACCTCTTTTTCCACTGATGATGAACTTTTGCAGTTCTTTCACTGGCCGGTAGTCCTAAACGTTGTCCTCCTTGGCCCGCTTCACGCTATTTATGAAATAAATCCTGGTGGCCGAATAGAGTTTATCGCCACAAACCTCATAAAGAGCATAATCGTCTTAATCTGGATGATTACGGCCTTTCGCCTTGTCCGCTGGATAACTAAGCGTAAAAGTTACTTTGCCGAGCGTTTCGGCCACCTTGGGGCGGACATGCTTATTCTTCTTAAAAACGTCGCCTACGTAATCATTTTTCTAACTGGAACTCTAGTCCTTCTAAGCCTCTGGCAAATTAACATCACGCCGCTTCTGGCCTCGGCAGGTATTGTGGGTGTGGCGGTGGCTCTTGCCGCTCGCGAAACCTTGGCCAATTTCTTTGGCGGGATATCTCTTTTTCTAGACCGCACTTACAAAGTCGGGGACTACATTATTCTTGATTCTGGTGAGCGTGGCGAGGTCGTAGATGTAGGTATTCGCTCAACCCGAATTCGCACAAGAGACGACATTATTATTACCATCCCCAACTCCATCATGGCGAATTCCAAAATAATTAACGAAAGTGCCCCTGAACCCCGCTTCCGCCTAAGGCTTCCGGTAGGCGTGGCCTATGGTTCTGACCTTGAAAAGGTAGAAAAGGTTTTGCTTGACCTGGTAAAAGACGCCCCTTATGTGGAAAAATTCCCTGAACCACGGATACGGTATCGTAATTTCGGTGACTCTTCTATTGATCTTGAGCTTCTCTGCTGGGTAGATCACCCCCGACACAAAGGCCCGGCCACCCACGCGTTGATAAAACGCATACATGAGCGCTTTGCTGAGGAAGGCATCACTATTCCCTTTCCGCAAAGAGATGTCCACCTATACCCTGCTGAAAAAGCCGATGACCAAAACTGA
- a CDS encoding transposase, with amino-acid sequence MPRIPRLLINSPKAAYHIISRTALPGYEVLGEEEKDHLLNLIRWLSQVYFVEVYGFAIMGNHFHLLCRMLSEEQFSDEEVKSRIKLYYQDKRKVFFYEELITKWRDKLASLSRYVQDIKQRFSRWYNKRHERKGYFWADRFKSVIIETGEALLNCLAYIELNPVRAGIVEKPEDYRWCSLGYRTRSGPDKTFLSLNLGLSAYTNKSEREQFDLYRNFVYGKGEIGEPDNFDKAKRFTYRLRHFTESLLIGSKHFIDETKNDLKKLFTKKQKKFICDEIYSL; translated from the coding sequence ATGCCTAGAATCCCCCGCTTACTTATCAACAGCCCTAAAGCGGCTTATCATATAATCTCGCGCACGGCTTTACCTGGCTACGAGGTTTTAGGAGAGGAAGAAAAAGATCACCTGCTAAATCTTATCCGCTGGTTGTCACAAGTCTATTTCGTCGAAGTTTACGGCTTCGCTATTATGGGCAATCATTTTCATCTCCTTTGCCGTATGCTTTCTGAAGAACAATTCTCCGACGAAGAGGTAAAAAGTCGCATCAAACTTTATTATCAGGATAAACGCAAAGTATTCTTTTACGAGGAGTTAATCACCAAGTGGCGTGACAAGTTAGCGAGCCTTTCTCGCTATGTCCAGGACATAAAGCAGCGCTTCTCTCGCTGGTATAACAAACGACATGAACGAAAAGGTTACTTCTGGGCGGACAGGTTTAAATCCGTAATCATCGAAACCGGTGAAGCTCTGCTCAACTGCCTGGCTTACATAGAACTAAACCCTGTTAGGGCAGGGATTGTAGAAAAGCCAGAGGATTACCGCTGGTGCTCACTTGGTTACAGGACAAGATCAGGGCCAGACAAGACTTTCTTGTCGCTTAACCTCGGTCTTTCCGCTTATACCAACAAGTCCGAAAGAGAACAATTTGATCTATATAGAAATTTTGTGTATGGAAAAGGCGAAATAGGTGAGCCAGACAATTTTGACAAAGCAAAAAGATTTACTTATCGACTACGTCATTTCACAGAAAGTTTGTTAATTGGTTCAAAACATTTTATAGATGAAACGAAAAACGACTTAAAGAAACTTTTCACTAAAAAGCAAAAAAAATTCATATGTGACGAAATATACTCCCTTTGA
- a CDS encoding phosphoribosylformylglycinamidine synthase subunit PurQ: MAQKKVKVIVTAGYGTNCERETAHVCREAGADTVDIVHLSELIYGEKRLNDYHLLCLPGGFLDGDHLGAAKAGAHRFRYARVKGQEERLLDQIFNLIEKGGLIIGICNGFQLLVKLGLLPGFDGDYTQRLASLTYNDSGRFEDRWVKLIINQASPCVFTKGLKEMFLPIRHGEGKFIVKDDEVLKRLKAQNQIVCQYIHPETGDPTMEYPFNPNGSILGIAGICDETGRIFGLMPHPEAYNHETNHPRWRREKIKDPLGTTIFKNAINYIREY; the protein is encoded by the coding sequence ATGGCTCAAAAGAAAGTTAAAGTCATTGTTACAGCCGGTTACGGTACTAATTGCGAGAGAGAAACAGCCCATGTGTGTCGTGAGGCCGGTGCAGACACAGTAGATATTGTTCACCTAAGTGAACTTATTTACGGAGAGAAGCGCCTTAATGATTATCATCTCCTTTGCCTTCCTGGTGGTTTTCTCGATGGAGACCACCTCGGGGCCGCTAAGGCTGGAGCGCACCGCTTTCGTTATGCCAGAGTAAAAGGCCAAGAGGAACGCCTTCTTGACCAAATCTTCAACCTTATAGAAAAAGGCGGCCTCATCATAGGTATTTGTAATGGTTTTCAGCTGCTAGTTAAGCTAGGGCTCTTACCTGGTTTTGACGGAGACTACACTCAGAGGCTTGCAAGTCTTACCTACAACGATTCTGGCCGTTTTGAAGATCGCTGGGTTAAACTAATCATTAATCAGGCCTCACCTTGTGTTTTTACCAAAGGTTTAAAAGAAATGTTTTTACCCATAAGACATGGGGAAGGGAAATTCATTGTAAAAGATGACGAAGTTCTCAAAAGGCTTAAAGCCCAGAACCAAATAGTATGCCAATATATTCATCCAGAAACTGGTGATCCAACCATGGAATACCCTTTTAACCCCAACGGCTCAATTTTAGGCATTGCTGGTATTTGCGACGAAACCGGCCGTATTTTTGGGCTGATGCCCCATCCAGAGGCATACAACCACGAAACCAATCACCCTCGCTGGCGTCGTGAAAAAATAAAAGACCCTTTGGGAACTACTATTTTCAAAAACGCCATAAATTACATTCGTGAGTATTAA